One Anolis carolinensis isolate JA03-04 chromosome 5, rAnoCar3.1.pri, whole genome shotgun sequence DNA segment encodes these proteins:
- the adra2c gene encoding alpha-2C adrenergic receptor yields the protein MEAPLLLYLEAGSRNGSSSSSAPSHNSSSAWAPLSGYSPPAVACLAALVGFLIAFTIAGNVLVAVAVLSGGGGGALRAPQHLFLVSLAGADVLVAALVMPFSLANELLGSWPFGRAWCRLYLALDVLLCTASIGHLCAISLDRYWSVTRAVEYGRQRSPRRVKAAVLLVWLLSAAISSPPLLLGEADDSGGPEEEVQCRLNDQTWYILSSCAGSFFAPCLVMLLVYVRIYRVAKTRTGKQQQRAAEEGLSDAEAEDDSSGGGGGKEAPLGSRSSRRRRQSGYFFSSRRRRRRRPASDGLKQAREKRLTFVLGVVVGAFVLCWFPFFFCYSLYGICRQACPVPEPLFKFFFWIGYCNSSLNPVIYTVFNQDFRRSFKRILFGRSRRRRRRRTLKDRLFSLH from the coding sequence ATGGAGGCGCCCCTTCTGTTGTACCTGGAGGCCGGCTCGCGCAatgggagcagcagcagcagcgcgcCGTCCCACAACAGCAGCTCTGCCTGGGCGCCGCTGTCGGGTTACTCTCCTCCCGCCGTGGCTTGCCTGGCGGCCTTGGTGGGCTTCCTGATCGCCTTCACCATCGCGGGCAACGTGCTGGTGGCAGTGGCGGTGCTGAGCGGCGGGGGCGGGGGCGCGCTCCGGGCGCCGCAGCACCTGTTCCTGGTGTCGCTGGCGGGCGCGGACGTGCTGGTGGCGGCGCTGGTGATGCCCTTCTCGCTGGCCAACGAGCTGCTGGGCTCCTGGCCATTCGGGCGGGCCTGGTGCCGGCTCTACCTGGCGCTGGACGTGCTGCTCTGCACCGCCTCCATCGGTCACCTCTGCGCCATCAGCCTGGACCGGTACTGGTCGGTGACGCGCGCCGTGGAGTACGGCAGGCAAAGGAGCCCCCGCCGCGTCAAGGCCGCCGTGCTCCTGGTCTGGCTGCTCTCCGCCGCCATCTCCTCCCCGCCGCTGCTCCTCGGGGAAGCCGACGACAGCGGGGGCCCGGAGGAGGAAGTCCAGTGCCGGCTCAACGACCAGACCTGGTACATCCTCTCCTCCTGCGCGGGCTCCTTCTTCGCGCCCTGCCTGGTCATGCTCCTCGTCTACGTCCGCATCTACCGCGTGGCCAAGACCCGCACCgggaagcagcagcagcgggCAGCGGAGGAGGGCCTGAGCGACGCGGAGGCGGAGGACGACAGCAGCGGGGGCGGCGGAGGCAAGGAGGCCCCCCTGGGGTCCCGATCCAGCCGGCGGCGCCGCCAATCCGGGTACTTCTTCTCCTCCCGccggcgccgccgccgccgccccgcCTCGGACGGGCTGAAACAGGCGCGGGAGAAGCGTCTGACCTTCGTGCTGGGCGTGGTGGTGGGCGCCTTCGTGCTCTGCTggttccccttcttcttctgctACAGCCTCTACGGGATCTGCCGCCAGGCCTGCCCCGTCCCCGAGCCCCTCTTCAAGTTCTTCTTCTGGATCGGCTACTGCAACAGCTCCCTCAACCCGGTCATCTACACCGTCTTCAACCAGGACTTCCGACGCTCCTTCAAGCGCATCCTCTTCGGGAGGAGccggaggaggcggcggaggaggacgCTCAAGGACCGGCTCTTCTCCCTCCACTGA